A genomic stretch from Sporocytophaga myxococcoides DSM 11118 includes:
- a CDS encoding S41 family peptidase: MTQKTNPRKYYKFPIFLALAVICGIFIGAVMNSDGSKNNITQSFKRYYEILNYVENDYVDTVNMDELVDFSIVKMLEKLDPHTAYIPKKDIDIARSQLEGDFEGIGIEFNIIKDTIYVVAPISGGPSEAVGLMAGDKIVKVDDKSVAGAGITNGDVFSKLRGPKGTKVKVTIVRKNAKKPLDFVITRDKIPTYSVDVSYMVDQTTGYIKVSRFSANTYTEFKQALTGLKAKGMKQLIIDLKDNPGGYMDRATRIVDELLDDRKLIVYTDGKDPRYDSRIEAYMNGDFEKGPVIVLINEGSASASEIVSGALQDNDRALIVGRRSFGKGLVQMPIPLSDGSELRLTISRYYTPSGRSIQKPYDKNNTDDYSSDLLKRYQHGEFFHADSIKFNDSLKYKTTKGRYVYGGGGIMPDIFVPRDTTAFTTYLVELFNKNIIREYTLDYFSNNKEELQKMTFEEFKKSFTVTDKMLKEVVDLATRSGVKYKESDFNKSRNMLKNNIKAYIGRSVWGNSGFYPIINETDEIYLSALKQWDKAKEIESGKKKK; the protein is encoded by the coding sequence GTGACTCAAAAAACGAATCCAAGAAAATACTACAAATTCCCAATTTTTCTGGCACTAGCTGTGATTTGTGGAATCTTTATCGGTGCTGTTATGAACAGCGACGGAAGCAAGAATAATATTACCCAGAGCTTTAAAAGGTATTATGAAATTCTCAATTATGTAGAAAATGATTATGTTGATACAGTCAACATGGATGAGCTGGTGGATTTTTCCATAGTAAAAATGCTGGAAAAACTGGATCCGCACACAGCATATATTCCCAAAAAAGATATTGACATCGCCAGATCTCAGCTGGAAGGAGACTTCGAAGGAATCGGGATTGAATTTAATATTATCAAAGACACTATCTACGTTGTCGCTCCTATTAGTGGAGGACCATCTGAAGCTGTTGGATTAATGGCTGGAGATAAAATAGTAAAGGTCGATGATAAATCAGTTGCCGGAGCGGGCATCACTAATGGTGATGTATTCAGCAAACTCAGAGGCCCTAAAGGAACTAAAGTTAAAGTCACAATTGTAAGAAAAAATGCCAAAAAACCTCTGGATTTTGTGATTACGCGTGATAAAATACCAACTTATTCCGTGGATGTATCTTATATGGTGGATCAGACAACCGGTTACATAAAAGTGAGTAGATTTTCTGCAAATACTTATACAGAATTCAAACAAGCACTTACAGGTCTTAAAGCGAAAGGTATGAAACAGCTGATTATAGACCTGAAAGATAACCCAGGAGGTTACATGGACAGAGCTACAAGAATTGTGGATGAGCTTTTGGACGATAGAAAACTGATTGTTTATACAGATGGAAAGGATCCTCGGTATGACTCAAGGATAGAAGCTTATATGAATGGTGATTTTGAAAAAGGTCCTGTTATTGTATTGATAAATGAAGGTAGTGCCTCTGCTTCAGAAATCGTTTCAGGTGCATTGCAGGACAACGACAGAGCTCTTATTGTAGGCAGAAGATCATTTGGAAAAGGGTTGGTTCAAATGCCCATTCCGCTGAGTGATGGATCAGAACTAAGGCTGACAATTTCCAGGTATTATACACCAAGCGGAAGAAGTATTCAAAAGCCATATGATAAAAATAATACTGATGATTATAGCTCCGATCTTCTGAAAAGATACCAACATGGGGAATTTTTCCATGCGGACAGTATTAAATTCAACGACTCATTAAAGTATAAAACCACGAAAGGTAGATACGTTTATGGAGGTGGAGGTATCATGCCGGATATCTTTGTACCAAGAGATACTACTGCATTTACCACCTATCTTGTTGAACTGTTTAATAAGAATATAATCAGAGAATATACTCTTGACTACTTTTCAAATAATAAAGAGGAACTTCAGAAAATGACTTTTGAAGAATTTAAAAAATCTTTCACTGTTACAGATAAAATGCTGAAAGAAGTAGTTGATCTGGCTACAAGGTCAGGAGTGAAATATAAAGAAAGCGACTTTAATAAATCCAGGAATATGCTTAAAAATAATATCAAAGCATACATTGGAAGAAGCGTTTGGGGTAATAGCGGATTTTACCCAATCATTAATGAAACTGATGAAATATATCTTTCGGCACTGAAGCAATGGGATAAGGCAAAAGAAATTGAATCTGGAAAAAAGAAGAAATAA
- a CDS encoding outer membrane beta-barrel protein, translated as MKSKKKLYIFTIFCLLFSHLGFSQAKHNRLVNRSGYLMQEKLSVTAQLGLSSYYGDLCDKFDCMQFRPNFGIGMAYRFNPNIYGRAEINYVRLASKDVHENRNLDFRSGNLEAYVAGVYDYYPYTKHFRRRKLINPYAFLGFGITYFNPYGSLNGQWYKLRPLHTEGKSYSPVTAIIPVGLGFRIKYTRQLEFMVEGGYRFTFTDYLDDASSYKFLDDSQFTDPVARDISNKITSGETQNFQRGNPKRNDGYFVFQVKARYTFVTNINNFRGRSPRFLRKTY; from the coding sequence ATGAAATCAAAGAAAAAACTTTACATTTTTACAATATTTTGTTTATTGTTTTCCCATTTGGGTTTCTCTCAAGCAAAGCATAACAGGCTGGTAAACAGATCAGGATATTTAATGCAGGAGAAGCTTAGCGTTACAGCTCAACTGGGGCTTTCATCTTACTATGGTGATTTGTGTGATAAATTTGACTGTATGCAGTTCCGTCCAAACTTCGGAATTGGCATGGCTTACAGATTTAATCCAAACATTTATGGAAGAGCTGAAATAAATTATGTAAGGCTAGCATCTAAAGATGTTCATGAAAATAGAAACCTTGATTTCAGATCCGGAAATCTCGAAGCTTATGTTGCAGGGGTTTATGATTATTATCCTTATACTAAGCATTTCAGACGTAGAAAACTTATTAACCCCTATGCATTCTTAGGATTTGGAATTACCTATTTCAATCCTTACGGTTCTCTGAACGGGCAGTGGTATAAACTCAGACCCCTGCATACAGAAGGTAAATCATATAGCCCTGTTACAGCAATTATACCAGTTGGTTTGGGTTTCAGAATCAAATATACAAGACAATTAGAGTTTATGGTTGAAGGTGGATACAGATTCACTTTCACAGATTATCTGGACGATGCAAGTTCTTATAAATTTCTGGATGACAGCCAGTTTACTGATCCTGTAGCCCGAGATATTTCGAATAAAATAACATCAGGAGAAACTCAAAATTTTCAGAGGGGCAATCCTAAAAGAAACGATGGATATTTTGTATTCCAGGTAAAAGCCAGATATACCTTTGTTACGAATATTAACAATTTCAGAGGCAGAAGTCCAAGATTCTTGAGAAAGACATACTAG
- a CDS encoding class I SAM-dependent methyltransferase: protein MSDYQDYNWSATEAYSTNYILPKIIDLLDKNRNKCILDLGCGNGQMTKAILEMGYDIYGIDASETGITIASKSHPNRFFLQDISDNNLPVEIQNKKFDTIISTEVIEHIYNPYQYISFCSKIFENNLNVGQLILSTPYHGYLKNLALAIAGKMDFHYNPLWVGGHIKFWSKDTVSKLLTDNGYEVKNFKGAGRFPHFWKSMIVVGELSKKS from the coding sequence ATGAGCGATTATCAAGATTACAATTGGAGTGCAACAGAAGCATACTCCACAAATTATATCTTACCGAAGATTATTGATCTTCTTGATAAAAATAGGAATAAATGCATTTTAGATCTTGGTTGTGGAAATGGTCAAATGACAAAAGCTATTTTAGAAATGGGATATGACATTTATGGAATTGATGCCTCTGAAACTGGAATAACCATTGCCTCCAAAAGTCACCCAAACAGGTTTTTCCTTCAGGATATTTCAGACAATAATCTTCCAGTTGAAATCCAAAATAAGAAATTTGACACAATCATCTCTACAGAAGTGATTGAACATATATATAATCCCTATCAATACATATCCTTTTGTTCTAAAATATTTGAGAACAATCTAAATGTAGGCCAATTAATTCTTTCCACTCCTTATCATGGCTACTTAAAAAATCTAGCACTGGCAATAGCAGGAAAAATGGATTTTCATTATAATCCTTTATGGGTTGGTGGTCATATTAAATTCTGGTCAAAAGATACAGTTTCGAAATTACTTACAGATAATGGTTATGAAGTAAAAAACTTTAAAGGAGCTGGACGATTTCCTCATTTTTGGAAATCAATGATTGTTGTTGGTGAGTTGAGCAAGAAATCCTAG
- a CDS encoding serine hydrolase domain-containing protein encodes MRKLIHLLLVALFLGGCDSKGPQGQLSFLNNKSDISNNVQVAENYYTLSVNLTQSQKTKSAKIEDLVQKLGRSKQFNGCVLVAEDGKIIYDNFYGFSDWRKKTPLSDSASFHLASVSKQFTAMGIMMLSEEKKISLDDDIQKYLPEIPYKDIKIRNLLNHSSGVPNILNYLPNFFCYWDSCEIAKNKDLIYIYKNFHPPVQFRPGSRFSYNNSNYVLLAEIIERVSKQSYESFIERRIFKTLGMNNSFVYNINDEGKIRNRVRIYGPYRGGHSSDENDLRNGMVGEKGIYSSAIDLFKWDRALAKNILVADSTIKKAFEYSVLNNGKRINYGFGWRKVKNEPDIVYHFGHWRGANTCIIRFTKDNNCIIILNNTSSRRVKYLAQQIISVLYQDRGFEPEF; translated from the coding sequence ATGAGAAAACTCATTCATTTACTGTTGGTTGCATTGTTTTTGGGTGGGTGTGACTCAAAGGGACCACAGGGGCAATTGTCCTTTTTAAATAATAAAAGTGATATTTCTAATAATGTACAAGTTGCAGAGAATTATTATACCCTGAGTGTAAACCTAACACAATCCCAAAAAACAAAATCCGCGAAAATAGAAGACCTAGTGCAAAAACTTGGACGGTCAAAACAGTTTAATGGATGTGTTTTGGTTGCTGAAGATGGGAAAATCATCTATGATAATTTTTATGGATTTTCTGATTGGCGAAAAAAAACGCCTCTTTCTGATAGTGCTTCCTTTCACCTAGCATCTGTATCCAAGCAGTTTACTGCTATGGGAATAATGATGCTAAGTGAAGAAAAGAAAATTTCTTTAGATGACGATATTCAAAAATACCTGCCGGAAATTCCATATAAGGATATCAAAATCAGAAACTTGTTGAATCACAGTTCAGGAGTGCCCAACATTCTCAATTATCTTCCTAATTTTTTCTGTTATTGGGACAGCTGTGAGATTGCCAAAAACAAGGATTTGATATACATCTATAAAAATTTTCATCCACCCGTGCAATTCAGACCTGGAAGTAGATTCTCTTATAACAACAGTAATTATGTACTTCTTGCTGAAATCATAGAAAGGGTATCAAAACAATCTTATGAATCATTTATCGAAAGAAGAATTTTCAAGACTTTAGGGATGAACAACTCCTTTGTTTATAATATAAATGATGAAGGAAAAATAAGGAATAGAGTTAGAATATATGGTCCTTATAGGGGAGGGCATAGCTCTGATGAAAATGATCTTCGAAATGGAATGGTTGGAGAAAAGGGGATTTATTCTTCTGCAATTGATTTGTTTAAATGGGATCGTGCTTTGGCAAAAAATATTTTAGTGGCAGATTCCACCATAAAAAAAGCTTTCGAATATTCGGTTTTAAATAATGGTAAGCGCATAAATTATGGATTTGGTTGGAGAAAAGTAAAAAATGAACCTGATATTGTCTATCATTTTGGTCATTGGAGAGGAGCTAATACTTGCATCATAAGGTTTACAAAGGATAATAACTGTATTATTATTTTAAATAATACCAGCAGTCGAAGAGTGAAATATCTTGCACAACAGATCATTTCTGTCCTTTATCAGGATAGAGGTTTTGAGCCAGAGTTTTAG